In one window of Fictibacillus phosphorivorans DNA:
- a CDS encoding ABC transporter permease, producing the protein MKNRLSSFNELTFVKVLIYLFFGVFLLLPLVSVFLVSFTGQPINLLGSITNSNILQSTIEKFSSASFDNYEKIFTNKTYFSAVQNSLELAILVSLIVIVMCIPIAYGIARTTMPFKRTIAALCTIPLIVPTFISAYAIIIMFGRAGWVTYIYNSLGGEGMLLDPYSIAGIMLVQVFFFFPYALWPMVAAFKVSDISLEEASLNLGARNWFTFIFVTFPLAIPGVISSALLIFTVSFSDFGTPIILAPKDLNLLVVEAYREIAGFFNWGGAAILTVIMVLVAAFFFWLQHLFTKGKNYGSVSGKPKQQKLNDAKGLTRTLSVYSLAIVIIPVLAMLSIVLQSLATTWGKNPLPNGYTLSHYQTIFTSSMGNIQNSIVLALGALILSVIIATFVSYFVVRQNSSKLDFMTSIPLVVPGIAFGIALIQTFNTAPLHLTGTALLLIVAYTIRRLPYMVRSTMGTMRAIKQDIEEAAVNLGATPLTAAITIIGPLMLPGIAAGSILVFITVIKETSISILLAPADWAPMSLAIFQNILRGEYYTAAAMSVVLVIIVLILQAIANRISKNQL; encoded by the coding sequence ATGAAGAACCGTCTCAGTTCTTTTAACGAACTCACCTTTGTAAAAGTATTGATCTATCTTTTCTTTGGTGTTTTTCTGTTGTTGCCTCTTGTTTCGGTATTCTTAGTCAGCTTCACAGGTCAACCTATCAATCTGCTCGGTTCAATCACCAATTCAAACATCTTACAATCGACCATTGAAAAATTTAGTTCAGCGTCGTTTGATAACTACGAAAAGATTTTCACGAACAAAACATACTTTTCAGCGGTTCAAAATAGCTTAGAGCTCGCCATTCTCGTCTCATTGATCGTCATCGTGATGTGTATACCAATTGCTTATGGTATCGCGCGTACGACGATGCCTTTCAAAAGGACGATTGCAGCACTATGTACGATTCCACTAATCGTTCCAACGTTTATCTCAGCCTATGCGATCATCATCATGTTCGGCCGTGCAGGATGGGTGACGTACATCTACAACTCTCTTGGCGGGGAAGGGATGCTGCTCGATCCGTATTCCATTGCTGGAATCATGCTCGTCCAAGTTTTCTTCTTTTTTCCGTATGCGCTTTGGCCGATGGTGGCAGCGTTTAAAGTGAGTGACATCTCGCTTGAAGAAGCATCGCTGAACTTAGGTGCAAGAAATTGGTTTACCTTTATTTTTGTTACGTTTCCGCTTGCGATTCCAGGTGTGATCTCGAGTGCACTATTAATTTTCACCGTTTCGTTCTCAGATTTTGGGACACCGATCATTCTCGCTCCTAAAGATCTGAACTTGCTCGTTGTTGAGGCATACCGTGAGATTGCAGGTTTCTTCAACTGGGGTGGTGCGGCAATACTGACTGTCATCATGGTACTCGTAGCAGCGTTTTTCTTTTGGCTGCAGCACCTTTTTACAAAAGGAAAGAACTATGGATCTGTTTCTGGAAAACCGAAGCAACAGAAGCTGAATGATGCAAAAGGATTAACGCGCACGTTGTCTGTTTATTCTTTAGCCATTGTCATCATTCCGGTGCTTGCGATGTTATCCATCGTGCTGCAATCTCTTGCAACAACATGGGGAAAGAATCCACTTCCGAACGGTTACACGCTATCACACTATCAAACCATTTTCACAAGCTCAATGGGCAACATCCAGAATTCGATCGTCCTTGCGCTTGGTGCTTTAATCCTGAGTGTGATCATCGCTACATTCGTATCGTATTTTGTTGTCAGACAGAACTCTTCTAAACTTGATTTCATGACGTCGATCCCACTCGTAGTTCCAGGTATCGCGTTTGGTATCGCACTCATCCAAACGTTTAACACAGCACCTCTTCACCTGACAGGAACGGCACTTCTGTTGATTGTCGCCTATACGATCAGAAGGCTTCCGTACATGGTTCGATCGACGATGGGTACGATGCGTGCAATCAAGCAAGATATTGAAGAAGCGGCGGTTAACTTAGGTGCAACACCGTTAACAGCAGCGATTACAATCATCGGGCCATTGATGCTGCCAGGAATTGCAGCCGGATCCATTCTTGTTTTTATCACCGTTATTAAAGAAACGAGTATATCTATATTATTAGCGCCTGCAGACTGGGCACCAATGAGTCTAGCTATATTCCAAAACATACTGCGCGGTGAATACTACACAGCTGCTGCGATGTCTGTTGTTCTTGTCATAATCGTGTTAATTCTGCAAGCGATAGCAAACCGCATTTCAAAAAATCAACTATAA
- a CDS encoding helix-turn-helix domain-containing protein yields the protein MIDRTLGQHIKKLRLSKRFSITNLAFKAGISKGHLSNIENHGTSPSVHVLNKLAFALEIPVESIISYSDNQLDPEWANLMIQAQNIGISKEEVKSFLAYESWKIFLKKDG from the coding sequence ATTATTGATAGAACCCTTGGACAGCACATTAAAAAATTAAGGTTATCAAAACGGTTTAGTATAACAAATTTAGCGTTTAAGGCAGGTATCTCAAAAGGGCACTTAAGTAATATTGAAAACCATGGCACCAGTCCCTCGGTTCATGTATTGAATAAGCTAGCCTTTGCTCTTGAAATTCCGGTTGAATCCATTATTAGTTATTCTGATAACCAACTTGATCCAGAATGGGCAAATTTAATGATCCAAGCACAAAATATAGGAATTAGTAAAGAAGAAGTCAAATCCTTCTTAGCTTACGAATCATGGAAAATCTTTTTAAAGAAAGATGGATAG
- a CDS encoding glycosyltransferase family 4 protein: protein MNILLMTDKLTTGGAEIYFCKLENNLPQDKVTVYTAAGSGELYKHIKHKDRFLELSKSNHLLNLWRIRKLIRNKKIDIIHANSLRVVLLLLFIRLTILQSFQCIYTKHNVTILEKQAPDLFVFLLNKFVTKVITVSHFERNHLIDLGVHRQNITTIYNGVDLDQFQYQDKRSEMVFKVGILARLSEEKNHTLFIDIANQLQQHTNIEFYAAGDGPDYQIIKDKIIKANLEHRVKLLGNIDEPEKFIKEMDVLVLTSKREVFPMVVLEAMAVGTPMISIDKGGIKEAIINNETGILISEHSVDMYCTKIRELQQNKQLRLNLTRRARQKVMNEFSLNNMVTKTFEEYGRYHFF, encoded by the coding sequence ATGAATATCCTTTTAATGACTGATAAGTTAACCACAGGAGGCGCTGAAATTTATTTTTGCAAGCTTGAGAATAATTTACCTCAAGACAAAGTTACCGTGTATACAGCAGCGGGGTCAGGAGAGCTCTACAAGCACATAAAACACAAAGATCGATTTTTAGAACTGAGTAAATCCAATCATTTATTAAACTTATGGAGAATTCGCAAACTCATCCGCAACAAAAAAATTGACATCATTCACGCTAACAGCTTAAGAGTAGTGCTATTGCTGCTGTTCATTCGATTGACCATCCTTCAGTCCTTTCAGTGCATATATACAAAGCACAATGTGACAATCCTTGAAAAACAGGCGCCTGATCTTTTTGTATTTCTTTTAAATAAATTTGTAACCAAAGTAATAACGGTCAGTCATTTTGAAAGAAATCATTTAATTGATTTAGGGGTTCATAGACAAAACATAACGACCATCTATAATGGAGTGGACTTAGATCAATTTCAATATCAAGATAAACGATCTGAGATGGTGTTCAAGGTCGGAATTTTAGCAAGACTTTCTGAAGAAAAAAACCATACGCTATTTATAGATATTGCTAATCAATTACAGCAACATACAAATATTGAATTTTATGCAGCCGGAGATGGGCCAGACTACCAAATCATTAAAGATAAAATAATCAAGGCGAACTTAGAACATAGAGTTAAGTTGTTAGGAAATATAGATGAGCCTGAGAAGTTTATAAAAGAGATGGACGTTTTAGTATTAACTTCTAAGCGAGAGGTATTTCCGATGGTAGTACTTGAAGCGATGGCTGTAGGCACACCTATGATTTCTATTGATAAAGGTGGTATAAAAGAAGCGATTATCAATAACGAAACAGGAATACTTATCTCAGAACACTCTGTAGACATGTACTGTACTAAAATAAGAGAGCTTCAACAGAATAAACAATTACGTTTAAATCTTACACGAAGAGCACGACAAAAAGTGATGAATGAATTCTCTTTAAACAATATGGTTACGAAAACATTTGAAGAATACGGCAGGTATCATTTTTTTTAA
- a CDS encoding HAD-IIA family hydrolase, producing MTRGFIFDLDGTVYLDEVMIEGAAEAIAALKQRGDKVVYLTNKSISTRMDYVQKLRKLGIEVELDEVINSNFITAKYLKEALETGEAALVIGEQPLLEELEDEGIPITFDAKQAKFVVLGWDRQFSYEKINLAFQAWLNKATIIATNPDRTCPVLGGEIPDCGAMIGALEGVTGQRIESITGKPSKWMAEYVVSQVLKLDPSQCYMVGDRLETDIRMGIENGLQSVLVMTGVTNQEMLTKSLYKPSYVLGSIKEVVNL from the coding sequence TTGACTAGAGGATTTATTTTTGATTTGGATGGAACGGTTTATTTAGATGAAGTGATGATTGAGGGTGCGGCAGAAGCAATTGCCGCCCTCAAACAGCGGGGAGATAAGGTCGTTTATTTAACGAACAAATCCATATCAACCCGCATGGATTATGTTCAAAAACTTCGAAAGTTAGGTATAGAAGTGGAGTTGGATGAAGTGATCAACTCGAACTTCATTACCGCAAAATATTTAAAAGAAGCATTAGAGACTGGAGAAGCCGCACTAGTGATTGGCGAGCAGCCGCTTTTAGAAGAACTAGAAGACGAAGGCATCCCCATCACGTTTGACGCAAAGCAAGCAAAGTTTGTCGTGCTCGGCTGGGACCGTCAGTTCAGCTATGAAAAAATCAATCTAGCTTTTCAAGCATGGCTTAACAAAGCGACGATTATTGCCACGAACCCAGATCGAACCTGTCCCGTCCTTGGTGGAGAGATTCCTGACTGTGGTGCCATGATCGGAGCCCTAGAAGGTGTGACCGGTCAGAGGATCGAGTCAATCACAGGAAAACCTTCCAAATGGATGGCAGAATACGTAGTCTCTCAAGTTCTGAAACTAGATCCTTCTCAGTGCTATATGGTCGGTGACCGGCTTGAGACCGATATCCGAATGGGTATCGAGAATGGATTGCAGTCTGTCCTTGTGATGACAGGTGTGACAAATCAAGAAATGTTAACAAAATCTTTATACAAGCCGTCCTATGTACTTGGTAGTATTAAAGAAGTAGTAAATTTATAG
- a CDS encoding O-antigen ligase family protein: MQSINKRENFQLSLFLLFLLVFLGKYSLYIGFALKPYMIFLVLFYVIYLSSIHFYKLQLFECAMLLFYMVYCLSGVFALYSSMSLRIVCGIALYLFCYFLMKSLISSSNTHSIERSISYAGIVFNLGCLLLYVLGLKKLNFILQGDGIYSLGVFMDREYPRLIGLVADPNYLVFYNTLFFTYFLCNLNHNRNRIGMLLCIITSVLSFSRGGLVAFIAIFLLYILILNNPIKQLRLLIGTFLAIAVSFYLAVTFLSFDIFGVIQSRMQDFSSDGGSGRFELWGRAWEYFLSSPLIGVGASNFLPYNQFQFGDSLQVHNTFLEILSETGIIGAFCFMIFLLLTIYQLFQHRVYEKKPYLFLAFFGFLLQMMSLSIIINDLFFMYLAVLSVYFHQEENRQKEQAEDKFSSGILRGGVSL; this comes from the coding sequence ATGCAATCCATAAATAAACGAGAGAACTTTCAACTTAGTTTGTTCTTACTATTTCTGCTTGTATTCTTAGGAAAATATAGTTTATATATTGGATTTGCTTTGAAGCCATACATGATCTTTTTAGTTCTCTTTTATGTCATCTATCTATCGAGTATACATTTCTATAAGCTTCAATTATTCGAGTGTGCCATGCTTTTATTCTATATGGTCTATTGTTTATCTGGTGTATTTGCTCTCTACAGTTCAATGAGCTTACGTATTGTATGTGGAATTGCTTTATATTTGTTCTGTTATTTTCTTATGAAAAGCTTAATTAGCTCTTCAAACACACATTCTATTGAACGTTCAATCTCTTATGCAGGAATCGTGTTTAACTTAGGATGCTTACTGTTATACGTATTAGGGTTAAAGAAGTTAAACTTTATTCTTCAGGGAGATGGAATCTATTCACTAGGTGTATTCATGGATCGTGAATATCCTCGTTTAATCGGTCTTGTAGCGGATCCTAATTACCTTGTATTTTATAACACACTTTTCTTCACTTACTTTCTTTGCAACCTTAACCATAATCGAAACCGTATAGGGATGCTTTTATGCATCATAACGAGTGTTCTTTCTTTTTCAAGAGGAGGATTAGTAGCATTTATTGCTATTTTCCTCTTGTATATTCTCATTTTGAATAACCCCATCAAGCAACTAAGATTATTGATTGGGACATTTCTTGCTATTGCCGTTTCCTTTTATCTTGCGGTTACTTTTCTAAGCTTTGATATTTTTGGTGTGATTCAATCTCGGATGCAAGATTTTTCAAGTGATGGAGGTAGCGGCAGATTTGAACTATGGGGAAGAGCGTGGGAATATTTTTTGAGTAGTCCATTGATTGGAGTAGGGGCATCGAACTTTCTTCCGTACAACCAATTTCAGTTCGGTGATTCTTTGCAGGTGCATAATACCTTTTTAGAGATATTATCAGAAACAGGAATCATAGGAGCATTTTGTTTTATGATATTCCTTCTTCTAACCATCTATCAATTATTTCAACATAGAGTTTATGAGAAAAAGCCATATCTATTCTTAGCGTTTTTTGGTTTTTTATTGCAGATGATGTCGTTATCAATCATTATAAACGATCTGTTTTTTATGTATTTAGCTGTTCTTTCTGTCTACTTTCATCAAGAAGAGAATAGGCAGAAAGAACAGGCAGAGGACAAATTTTCGAGCGGAATTTTACGAGGAGGTGTTAGTCTATGA
- a CDS encoding ABC transporter ATP-binding protein: MGSVKVSELTKEFSGVHALKNVNLDIREGEFFALLGPSGCGKTTTMRCIAGFEQPTSGMIQIGETKVNHIPPNKRNCGMVFQSYALFPHMNVFENVAYSLNIKQLNSSNMAAKLPIYLRLLNRKLGKYPKPIEQKVMEILQYVELDKHATRLTSELSGGQQQRVALARALVMEPAVLLMDEPLSNLDQKLRHSMRNTIRRIQQDLGITTIFVTHDQEEAMSMADRVAVMDSGEVKQIGTPIELYSKPSTPFIANFVGTSNVLKGTVVGEENGYSVVKGHGFLIKSTNHVQQKEVNVIVRPENIKAFKPGTISSDELTNIIEGTVLVSTYLGSIVRYDIQVEEYQLVVDTTFVPGEAILTEGERVQLTIDPERVLLI; encoded by the coding sequence ATGGGTTCAGTCAAAGTTTCAGAGCTAACAAAAGAGTTTTCAGGTGTTCATGCTCTAAAGAACGTTAATCTAGATATCCGAGAAGGCGAGTTCTTCGCTCTTCTTGGACCATCAGGTTGCGGCAAAACGACAACGATGCGTTGTATTGCAGGGTTTGAACAACCAACATCAGGAATGATTCAAATCGGAGAGACAAAAGTAAACCATATTCCTCCGAACAAAAGAAACTGTGGGATGGTGTTCCAAAGCTATGCGCTATTTCCACATATGAACGTATTTGAAAATGTTGCATACAGCTTAAACATTAAACAGCTCAACTCAAGCAATATGGCGGCTAAGCTTCCGATCTATTTACGGCTGCTTAACAGAAAACTAGGGAAGTATCCGAAGCCGATCGAACAAAAGGTAATGGAAATCCTTCAATACGTGGAACTTGATAAGCACGCCACTCGCCTCACAAGTGAACTGTCTGGCGGTCAGCAGCAGCGTGTGGCACTTGCTAGAGCTCTTGTTATGGAACCGGCTGTTCTTTTAATGGATGAACCGTTGTCGAACCTCGATCAAAAGCTACGCCACTCGATGCGGAATACGATTCGCCGCATTCAACAAGACCTTGGTATCACAACCATATTTGTTACACATGACCAAGAAGAAGCAATGAGTATGGCAGACAGAGTTGCGGTTATGGATAGTGGGGAAGTGAAGCAGATCGGAACGCCGATTGAGCTCTATAGTAAACCTTCTACACCGTTCATCGCGAATTTTGTCGGGACATCAAACGTCTTAAAAGGGACGGTAGTTGGGGAAGAGAATGGCTATTCGGTTGTAAAAGGCCATGGCTTTCTCATTAAATCAACAAATCATGTACAGCAAAAAGAAGTGAACGTGATCGTGCGTCCTGAAAACATTAAAGCGTTCAAACCGGGGACGATCAGTTCTGACGAATTAACCAACATTATTGAAGGAACGGTACTCGTTTCCACTTATCTTGGTTCGATCGTTCGCTACGACATTCAAGTAGAAGAATACCAGCTAGTCGTGGATACTACGTTTGTTCCAGGTGAGGCGATCTTAACAGAAGGAGAGAGGGTGCAGTTAACCATCGATCCTGAGAGGGTGTTGTTAATATGA
- a CDS encoding DUF2750 domain-containing protein: MKFIKKIMLNRPAEKRLVYFYSMVATDEQVWLLENKHGDLFVTEGDEDYEFLLPVWPSRSFAEMEAANLKKSYKAFNMPLSQFIDHLLVDLEEDGGAAAIFPSEKDTMVQTRKEIKEIIDQMND; encoded by the coding sequence ATGAAATTTATAAAAAAAATAATGTTAAACCGTCCTGCCGAAAAGCGGCTTGTTTATTTTTATAGCATGGTGGCGACCGATGAACAGGTATGGCTATTGGAGAACAAGCATGGCGATCTATTCGTTACGGAAGGTGATGAAGATTATGAGTTTTTGTTACCTGTTTGGCCAAGTCGAAGTTTTGCTGAAATGGAAGCTGCAAATCTTAAGAAATCATATAAAGCGTTCAACATGCCGCTTTCTCAGTTTATAGATCACTTACTTGTTGATCTTGAAGAAGACGGTGGTGCAGCTGCTATTTTCCCGAGTGAGAAAGACACGATGGTTCAAACGCGTAAAGAAATAAAAGAAATAATCGATCAAATGAATGACTGA
- a CDS encoding oligosaccharide flippase family protein: MKEVIPNSISKNIFHLLYSTAAASFLNALVLIYLASYLEAFHYGMFSVVLASAMVMGYFTDAGLTEIAIREGSKKEADRVAILSSYLKVRALLLLLTLAGGACYISFFYNDNPELTKLAYCLSIPMVFGLAFQGIGTMFFQLVQKMQYIGFIKMFTALLLICTLGMSMFLSLTPVIVCFLYGFSYFIAGIFALVLVARHIPFRLDVPFLPGFLKNFTSFMLSGLLFIITPQLGPIILEKTLTLKEVGLFAVAYRIPQALQQLPLIVAGAYRPVMFTHFHRKRMDQHVDLNVTLIKLMAICGMVITIPLFYLSDEIILFLFGESWLLSSQALKILSLLLLIQAVGVGLADGLTTRGLQKFRTGIQLFSVLTGIAVYILFSNTYGITGGALAGLSVELIALIGYYLFLPQKRTIALKSFVPYFLYFGLFLYLCSLIMTTYPYLAAVIHLMSVGFLVILDKEMKRKLVGLYDIVRSKLKMRERVEDAIHK, from the coding sequence ATGAAAGAAGTGATACCCAATTCAATATCTAAAAATATCTTTCATCTATTATATAGTACAGCTGCAGCGAGCTTTCTGAATGCTTTGGTTCTTATCTACTTAGCTTCTTATCTAGAGGCTTTTCATTATGGGATGTTCAGTGTGGTTTTAGCTTCAGCAATGGTCATGGGGTATTTTACGGATGCAGGTCTAACGGAGATTGCAATAAGAGAAGGTTCAAAAAAAGAGGCTGATCGAGTTGCTATCTTATCTTCTTATCTTAAGGTGAGGGCGCTGCTTCTCCTTCTAACATTAGCAGGCGGTGCTTGTTATATTTCCTTTTTTTATAATGATAATCCTGAGTTAACAAAGTTGGCATATTGCTTATCAATTCCCATGGTATTCGGGTTAGCTTTCCAAGGAATAGGTACCATGTTCTTTCAATTGGTTCAAAAGATGCAATACATCGGTTTTATTAAGATGTTTACAGCATTGTTGTTGATCTGCACCCTTGGAATGAGTATGTTTCTTTCTCTTACACCAGTAATTGTTTGTTTTTTGTATGGTTTCTCCTACTTTATAGCAGGGATATTTGCACTCGTATTGGTGGCGAGACATATTCCCTTTCGTCTTGATGTTCCTTTTTTACCAGGGTTCTTAAAAAATTTTACTTCTTTCATGTTAAGCGGTTTGTTATTCATCATAACTCCTCAATTAGGACCTATTATTCTAGAGAAAACACTAACATTAAAAGAAGTAGGACTGTTTGCGGTAGCCTATCGCATACCGCAAGCACTGCAGCAGTTACCATTAATTGTTGCTGGAGCTTATCGACCTGTTATGTTTACTCACTTTCATAGAAAGCGAATGGATCAGCATGTAGATTTAAATGTAACACTTATTAAACTGATGGCGATATGTGGAATGGTTATCACGATCCCTCTATTCTATTTATCAGATGAAATTATATTGTTCTTATTCGGCGAGAGCTGGCTGCTTTCTTCTCAAGCACTAAAGATATTGTCTCTCCTTTTATTGATTCAAGCTGTTGGAGTCGGTTTAGCTGATGGTTTAACGACGAGGGGATTGCAGAAATTTCGAACGGGAATTCAGTTATTTTCAGTTTTAACTGGGATTGCTGTCTATATCCTTTTTAGCAACACCTATGGAATAACAGGAGGAGCCTTAGCTGGTCTTTCTGTTGAGTTGATAGCTCTTATTGGTTATTATTTATTCCTTCCTCAAAAAAGAACAATAGCGTTAAAGTCCTTTGTACCTTATTTCCTTTACTTTGGTTTGTTTTTGTATCTCTGTTCCTTGATTATGACTACATATCCATACCTTGCTGCAGTCATTCATCTAATGAGTGTTGGATTTCTAGTAATTCTAGATAAAGAAATGAAGCGAAAGCTAGTGGGATTGTATGACATTGTACGTTCAAAATTAAAGATGAGGGAGAGGGTGGAAGATGCAATCCATAAATAA
- a CDS encoding ABC transporter substrate-binding protein — translation MMKRSFSIFTSVFLMMSILLLTACAGDQDSGGGDGKGEITFYSPETPDMTKELGQKFEELHDGSVNVQYAGTNVLVNRMMAEKDNPQGDVWYGGGGILPFEAAVDKGIVGKYIPDFAKDWDTVEDGIKVKHEDGKYVGVEVFVLGFAYNTDLVKADEAPKTWDDLLDPKWKGKIQFSNPAASGTATLMVLNQMMQRGEAEGWDYFKKLVDQANSMPDSGSAPTKAVSMGEAHIGVGFDFMAYEQKAKGESVDFVVPDKTPILVNPVSIVEGGPNPEGGKKLIDFLLSKEGQQILANWYHIPINPDVESKTPLTLEKVKSHAVDLDIDWVNENYDRVRNEWKEKFQ, via the coding sequence ATGATGAAAAGGTCTTTTTCAATTTTTACTTCTGTATTTTTAATGATGAGTATACTCTTACTCACGGCATGTGCGGGTGATCAAGATTCTGGTGGAGGAGATGGAAAAGGGGAAATTACATTCTACTCTCCTGAGACTCCTGATATGACGAAGGAACTTGGACAGAAATTTGAAGAGCTTCATGATGGCTCAGTTAACGTTCAGTATGCGGGTACGAACGTACTCGTGAACCGCATGATGGCGGAAAAAGATAATCCTCAAGGTGATGTTTGGTACGGAGGGGGAGGAATCCTTCCGTTTGAAGCGGCTGTAGACAAAGGGATTGTCGGAAAATACATCCCTGACTTTGCAAAAGATTGGGATACGGTGGAAGACGGAATTAAAGTGAAGCATGAAGATGGTAAGTATGTTGGTGTTGAAGTATTTGTACTCGGTTTTGCTTATAACACGGACCTTGTAAAAGCGGATGAAGCGCCAAAGACTTGGGATGACCTGCTTGATCCTAAATGGAAAGGGAAGATTCAGTTCTCCAATCCGGCAGCATCAGGTACGGCAACACTTATGGTTTTAAACCAGATGATGCAGCGCGGTGAAGCGGAAGGCTGGGACTACTTTAAGAAGCTAGTAGACCAAGCGAACTCTATGCCAGATTCAGGCTCTGCTCCAACAAAAGCAGTATCTATGGGTGAAGCACACATTGGTGTAGGATTCGACTTCATGGCATACGAGCAAAAAGCCAAAGGAGAGAGTGTGGACTTTGTAGTACCGGATAAGACGCCGATCCTAGTTAACCCAGTGTCTATCGTGGAAGGCGGTCCGAATCCTGAAGGCGGGAAGAAGCTGATCGATTTCTTATTATCAAAAGAGGGTCAACAAATTCTAGCAAACTGGTACCATATCCCGATCAATCCAGATGTGGAATCCAAAACACCTCTTACACTTGAAAAAGTAAAATCTCATGCCGTAGATCTAGATATCGATTGGGTGAATGAGAACTATGACCGTGTAAGAAACGAGTGGAAAGAGAAATTTCAGTAA
- a CDS encoding glycerol-3-phosphate responsive antiterminator: MELVNMVESQIIASIKDQKDIDKAIKSSANIAFLLTGDISTVENYINQLREAGMYIFIHLDFMEGLSNSRSAVKYIADVLKPTGIITTKINMIKYAKEEGLLTIQRIFLIDRAAIQKGIEMVKSCKPDAVEVLPGLMPKVIDQLSRQLKLPLIVGGLIQEKEDILLALEAGALAVSSGDPRMWKFDL, from the coding sequence ATGGAACTTGTTAATATGGTAGAATCACAGATTATCGCATCGATTAAAGATCAGAAAGATATTGATAAAGCGATTAAAAGTTCAGCAAACATTGCTTTTCTTTTAACAGGGGACATCTCAACTGTTGAAAATTATATTAATCAGCTTCGTGAAGCAGGTATGTATATTTTCATTCATCTCGATTTTATGGAGGGCTTGTCCAATTCTAGAAGTGCTGTTAAATACATTGCGGACGTGTTAAAACCAACCGGCATCATCACTACGAAAATCAACATGATCAAGTATGCGAAAGAAGAAGGACTGCTTACCATTCAACGGATTTTCTTAATTGATCGTGCTGCCATACAAAAAGGCATTGAGATGGTCAAATCGTGCAAGCCAGATGCTGTAGAAGTGCTGCCTGGATTGATGCCGAAAGTGATCGACCAGCTGTCGCGCCAGCTCAAGCTTCCTCTTATTGTTGGCGGTTTGATTCAAGAGAAAGAGGATATTCTACTAGCCCTTGAAGCTGGAGCGCTCGCTGTGTCGTCAGGCGATCCTCGTATGTGGAAATTCGATCTATAA
- a CDS encoding CpsD/CapB family tyrosine-protein kinase encodes MLRRKKNSVMNYNQSTEEVRILRSNIEKQLEDSHSQIVMITSPKGPSHHIYISSQLAISFAEQGKKVLLVDANLRNPTLHTYFNISNTKGFSDVVMQGENGFLHAQNDYIRGLSILTAGNLFETPVDLWVSKKIEHVVNNWKQRFDFVLFHAPSYLEISDAQVLVDQCDGVLLVVQSGKTKIEDAVAAKKQINQSKKPILGVIYQTG; translated from the coding sequence GTGTTAAGGCGTAAAAAGAATTCAGTCATGAATTACAACCAAAGTACAGAAGAAGTTAGGATATTAAGAAGTAACATTGAAAAACAATTGGAAGATAGTCACTCTCAAATCGTGATGATTACTTCGCCAAAAGGACCATCTCATCACATCTATATCTCATCTCAACTAGCCATCTCTTTTGCAGAACAAGGAAAGAAAGTATTGTTAGTCGATGCAAATTTAAGAAATCCAACGTTGCATACTTATTTTAATATTTCAAATACAAAAGGTTTCTCTGATGTAGTTATGCAAGGTGAGAACGGATTTCTACATGCTCAAAATGATTATATAAGAGGTCTCTCCATTCTTACAGCCGGAAATCTATTTGAAACGCCAGTTGACTTATGGGTTAGTAAAAAGATCGAACATGTAGTGAATAACTGGAAACAAAGGTTTGATTTCGTCTTATTTCATGCTCCTAGTTATTTGGAAATATCAGATGCTCAAGTTTTGGTCGACCAATGTGATGGGGTTTTGCTTGTTGTTCAGTCCGGTAAAACAAAAATAGAAGACGCTGTAGCAGCGAAAAAACAAATCAATCAATCTAAAAAACCAATACTCGGTGTAATCTATCAAACAGGGTAG